Genomic segment of Lentimicrobiaceae bacterium:
AGTGTTGCGTGGGTCAAAGAATGTAGAAAGAAACGACTTAGCCAATGAGATGATAGCCGAAAAAGTAAATCTGCTAACCGATATGGTTATTAGCGAGTTGATGCCTTTTATTAATACGGATTTGGTTCAGCATTATAGGGTTGCAAAAATTGTTTCGGTGCAAACAGATAGGGAACGTTTTACTTTGCCGATTAATTTAGGCATGTACGTGTGGAATAAAGCTGCCACAGATATTAATGATGTGAAAATAAGAAATACAAATTTTACCTTAGGAGCCGGAGTTACCATTCCCTTCAGAAATAAAAGCAAATTCGCAAGTCGTAATAAATTTTTAGATTCTTTTGGCGTTTCTGCCGGAGTTCTGTTTTCGCCTGTTAAGGACGGCAACGGTGTTGAGTTTGTTACACCCGGAGTTAATCTTCCGGTATATACGGCTTTGGGCATAAGGCTTTTTAAGGTTGTTAGATTTAATGCCGGTGTTCTTGTAATCGGCGAAAAAGGAGCTCACGATTTCAAAAACTTAACGGTTATTCCTACGGCAGGATTAGCTTTAGAACTTGATTTATGGTTGGGTGTAAAAAAATAGGCAAATTAACAATATTATTGTTGGTTGTATTGGCTTACACTTCGTGTAAAATTCAATATCAGTCGGATATTACACTTTTTGAAGATTATAACGACAGTATTTATTTGAACATGCCTGACACAGGCTATTTAACTCTGAGCGATTTTACTTTATCGGAAAAGGAAACTATTAAATATAGCGTTGACTCACGTAAAGACACATCGTTATTAACAAAAAAAACCATTTCAGAAACAGACTATTTAAAGCAGCACAAAACCGAATTTAAATATCCAAGTGTGGGTTTAGAAACATCGGAAAATAATTTCTATCACAATTATTCTAACTACACTTCAGATATACCCTATACTACTCCTATTAAAGTGTCAACTAACGACGATTTGACCCTATTACAAGATAGCATAGCAAAAATTCTCAGAGAAATTAAGCAAATTCATTCAGTTTTGGATTTTCAGCAGTCTCAAATTAAATCGCTAAGTAATTCAATAAAAGTTTTTGATACTACAAGGCAGAGTAATTATAAAATTTCCGATTATAATCGTGATATACCTACCGGTTATACAGTAACAACCCCAACTGTTTATGCCAAAACCGATACCGTTTACAGATATTTGCAAGATAACAGAAATACTTATCAGCAAAACGAATTGGCAAAAGCCGAAGCCGAAATAAAGCAACTGAAAGCACAATTGGCAACAATTGGCAACAGGCAAACTAAAACCATAACCAAAACCGATACGCTTATTATCGTTAAAGAAGTGCTGACTCCAACAAAAACCGACACATCGACAAACGATAGTGTCCAGAGAGCCTTGATTGACGAGTTGAACAGCAAAACCGAGACAATAGTTTTATTTACCGATAGCATAATTCACCTACGCCAGCAAATAAACGAACTGAATGAGAAATCGGAGTATGATGTTATAGTTCAAACTGCCGATAACGACACGGTTTTGTTAGTTGCTAATTATGAAATAAATAAAAAAAGACCTTTAAACGAAACGCAAATATTAGATAGCTTCAAGCAATTGAATATTGATAATATAAAAACCGTTTTAATAAGTGGTTATACCGATGTAAGTGGCAATAGGTCAATTAATAGAAGAATTACCGAAAAACGTTTAGCGGCAATGCGTTTGCTACTAAACGATATAGGTATTGATAAGAAAAAGATTTTCATTCAAAATTTTGCCGATATTTATGCTTCAAAAAGTATAGTTGAAGCCGAAAGGCGTTTGGAAATTTTGGTGATTTATTGATAGTTTCTAAGGATAAATTTTGTGTTGGGAGTCGGCTGTTAGCTTTTGGCTCTTGGCTCTTGGCTCTTGGCTCTTGGCTTTTGGCTATGTTTTGCCAATGGCTAAAGGCTAAAGGCTAAAAGCTAACAGCCACTCATCACTCACCACCAATCACTGCCAACGGCTAACAGCAAAAAAAAAGTTGCGAGGTTCACCCGCAACTTTTTTATCACCCACCACTAATCACCATTCACTAACCACCAATTGCATTTTATTCTACTTTTACGTCCATATCAAGGTTGTAGAACATAAATGCGTAGGTATCTGCAATTTCGTCAATAACTTTTGAAGTAGGTTTGCCTGCACCGTGTCCTGCTTTGGTTTCGATACGAATAAGCACCGGATTGTTGCATTTTTGATTTGCTTGAAGTGTAGCAGCAAACTTAAACGAGTGTGCCGGAACAACTCTATCGTCGTGGTCGCCGGTGGTGATAAGAGTTGCAGGGTAGCAAGTAGTATCGTTAATATTGTGCAATGGCGAGTATTTTAGCAAGTAATGGAATTGAGTTTCGTCTTCGCTTGTACCGTAGTCGGTAGCCCAAGCCCAGCCAATAGTAAATTTGTGATATCTGAGCATGTCTAATACTCCTACAGCCGGCATTGCAACTTTAAACAAGTCGGGGCGTTGTGTCATACAAGCACCAACGAGCAATCCACCGTTTGAACCGCCTGAAATAGCTATTTTGCTTGGGTTGGTATATTTTTGTTCAATCAAGTATTCGGCAGCGCTGATAAAGTCGTCGAAAACATTTTGCTTGTTCAAAACAGTGCCAGCCATGTGCCATTCTTCACCGTATTCGCCACCGCCTCTAAGATTAGGCATTGCGTAAACACCGCCATTTTCCAAAAATATTGTTCTCGAAATGCTGAAACTTGGTGTTAGACTGATGTTGAAACCGCCGTAGCCGTACAACATAACGGGATTGTTTCCGTCAAGTTTAATATCTTTTTTGTGTACAATAAACATAGGAACTTTTGTGCCGTCTTTGCTTGTGTAGAACACTTGTTTTGTTTCGTAGTTCGATAAATCAACGTCGATATCAGGTCTGAAATATTCTGTTGATACATTATTTGCTATATCGTAAGAATAAATCACCGATGGGAAAGTAAAAGAAGTAAAGCTGTAGAACAAGGTGTTGTCATCTTTTTCGCCGCTAAACGAGCCAACCGAACCAAGTGTAGGAAGTTCTAAGAATGATAAAAACTTAGCGTCTGTATCAAGAATTTCGATTACCGAAGTAGCGTCTTTCATGTACATTGCAAATAGTTTGTCGCCGGCGTATTTTATACCTTGCAATACTTCGTTTTTCTCAGGAATAAAATCAACCCAGTTTGATGTAGGAGTTTTTGTATCTACCAATACAACTTTGTATTTGGGAGCATCTTGATTTGTGATAATTATCAGTTTATCGTCGATATTATCGATAACCGAATAATCTTTTTCAAAGCCTTTTACTATCTGAGTTATTTTGCTGTTTTTATTATTTAAGTCTTTAAAATACAAAGCGTTGCCTGTGGTACTTTCGGTTTCCGAAATAATTAAAAACCTTTCATCGTCGGTAGTACCTGCATAGTAAGTTCTTTGTGGTTTTGAAGGGTTTTCGTAAATTAAAATATCCTTATCTTGTGTATCGCCAATTTTGTGATAATAGATTTTATGATGTTCATTTACATTCGAATATTCTTTCCCTTCTTCAGGTTTTGGGTATCTGCTGTAGAAGAAGCCGTCGTCTTTCCACGATGCACCGCTAAATTTTACCCATTCAATAACGTCGGGCAATACTTCTCCGGTGGCAACTTCCATTACGTTTATGTTGCTCCAGTCGCTACCGGCTTTGTTAAGTTGGTAAGCCATGTACTTACCGTCTTTTGAAATGCTAATACCGCCTAAGGCTACGGTGCCATCTTCCGAAAGAGTATTTGGGTCGATGAGTACGCGAGCTTCGCCGTCCATACCTTCTTTAACATACAAAACAGCTTGGTTTTGTAAGCCTTCGTTTTTATAGTAAAAAACCCAATTGGCTTTTTTGAAAGGCGTACCTAATTTCGGATAATTCCATATTTTTTCCAAACGATTTTTGATTTTATCTCTGAATGGAATTTGGCTTATGTACTCTTGAGTAACTTTGTTTTGTTCTATGACCCATTTTTCGGTTTCGGCTGAAGTGTCGTTTTCCAACCAACGGTACGGGTCTGCTACTTCTATGCCGAAGTAAGTATCTACTTGGTCAACTGTAGCTGTTTCGGGATATACAACTATGATATCCTTTTTTGGAGATTTATTGCAACTTGCAAACATAACTACTATTAAAATGAGGACTAATGATAATTTTTTCATGTGTTAACTATTTTTTTGATGATTATTTTTATAAAAGTGTAAAATTATAAAATATATAAGAATTGCACCT
This window contains:
- a CDS encoding prolyl oligopeptidase family serine peptidase, with translation MKKLSLVLILIVVMFASCNKSPKKDIIVVYPETATVDQVDTYFGIEVADPYRWLENDTSAETEKWVIEQNKVTQEYISQIPFRDKIKNRLEKIWNYPKLGTPFKKANWVFYYKNEGLQNQAVLYVKEGMDGEARVLIDPNTLSEDGTVALGGISISKDGKYMAYQLNKAGSDWSNINVMEVATGEVLPDVIEWVKFSGASWKDDGFFYSRYPKPEEGKEYSNVNEHHKIYYHKIGDTQDKDILIYENPSKPQRTYYAGTTDDERFLIISETESTTGNALYFKDLNNKNSKITQIVKGFEKDYSVIDNIDDKLIIITNQDAPKYKVVLVDTKTPTSNWVDFIPEKNEVLQGIKYAGDKLFAMYMKDATSVIEILDTDAKFLSFLELPTLGSVGSFSGEKDDNTLFYSFTSFTFPSVIYSYDIANNVSTEYFRPDIDVDLSNYETKQVFYTSKDGTKVPMFIVHKKDIKLDGNNPVMLYGYGGFNISLTPSFSISRTIFLENGGVYAMPNLRGGGEYGEEWHMAGTVLNKQNVFDDFISAAEYLIEQKYTNPSKIAISGGSNGGLLVGACMTQRPDLFKVAMPAVGVLDMLRYHKFTIGWAWATDYGTSEDETQFHYLLKYSPLHNINDTTCYPATLITTGDHDDRVVPAHSFKFAATLQANQKCNNPVLIRIETKAGHGAGKPTSKVIDEIADTYAFMFYNLDMDVKVE